A region of the Chryseobacterium gotjawalense genome:
CAATTCATACGAGGTTCCATTATATCGAAGAACTTCGATTACTATTGGGAGAAAATGAATACCAAAGATATTTCAATGCAGAAGGTGTTTTTAATATGGAAATCGAAAACCGAAATCAAAATAATAAAAAAACTGAAATTATAAAAGCGGTAGATGAAATATTATTTGAATTGGGGAAGAGTACGACAACAGCAAAAGACCCTGCTGAAAATGAACTTAAAAAGAAACGAAAACGTAGAAAATAAAAACAGAAAAATGATTATCACTTTTGCAACTCAGAAAGGAGGAACTGGTAAAACTACGCTTGCTATAGCTTTTGCCAATTACATTTCGACAATTTCAAAAAGAAAAATCAATGTCTTTGATTTTGATTTTCAAAAATCATTTTACCACAAATGGAAGGAAGATGAAGCTCTGAATCTTCCAAAGCTTTACGAAGTAGAAATTATAGAGGAGGAAGTGGAGCAGCCGTTTTCCGATTTTGAAACCATTATTGGACTTAAAGAAAGTGATGACATCAACTTATTTGATTTGGCAGGAACGCTTGATGAAAAATATACCGATTTATTGATTTATAGCGATTTCATCATTATCCCTTTTGAGTATTCTGATGTCTCTGCAAAATCAACTTTAGTTTTTGTGAATGTATTGGGTCAGTTAGAAAGTCAGGCAGAACGCATTTTTATCCGTTCAAAATATGATAAAGGCTATAAATACCTTAATCAAGAAGGAATGGATTCAGAAATAATAAAATATGGTATTCTACTAAAGAATCCTGTGTTTAAAAGGAATTGTCTACAAACAATCTGTACAAGAGAACTAACGAATCATCAAAAATATGCAGTTAAAAATTCATTGGATGAACTCATTAATCAGATCAACGAATCTTTAGAAATTTCGCTTTAATAAACAAATGTTACCGGAAAATACTTAAAAAAAATGACAAAATTTATCATTATTCTACTCGCTCTTTATATTCTTTACTACATCGGGAATATCGTATATGACCTCTTTCTTAAAAAGGAGTCTGCCGTAAATTCTGAAGAGAATGAAGACTTTTATTTACTTGATTTTGAAGAGTTAAACGAAGTCAATGTCAAAACCATAGGAATTGAGGATGTCGAAAATCTAAATACCCCAAAATCATTTACTAAACGTGAATTACCAGTTGAAACAATGCTGTCAGAAGAAAGGCAAAATATGGATCATTGGAGAGAGCGGTTTGAATCTGAACAAAACATTGATGCGTTTGACGATGAAAAAGTTATAGTACCAACCAAAGAAAAAAAAATTGAAATACCCAAACTAAAGTTCGAAGAGAAACTTGATCCCCTAATAAACGACGATGAACGAATCCAGAACCAACAAAGTGAAGCGGTGAATTTAGCAATCAAAAAATTAAATAGTGACCGGTGGAAGAAGATGTTAAATCTAGCTGAAACCAATGTTCAATTAATTAAGAACATCGATGGATTCAAGGTTTATCAATCAACCGCAATGTAAATCAATAATATTTTTTTAACCCTTAATTTTTTAAAATGATGAATCAAGAACTCAAAAAACACAAAATGATGAAAAGAGCAATAACTGTTTTTGCGATTGTTCTGTCCTTAACTCCTGCATTTGCACAATCTGGTGGTAGTGCTGCTTTAGGTGCAGCAGCCTCAACTATTTCCGGTTATATCACCGATTTGGGATTGCTGATTTACGCCATTGGTGCCATCGTAGGAACGGTCGGAGGAATTAGGATTTACAACAAATGGACGAATGGAGACCAAGACATCAACAAAGAAATTGTTGGTTGGGGAGGTGCCTGTATTTTCCTTTTGTTGGTACCAACATTTATTGCGGCAATATTCTAATGGGATATTTCCTTTATAAGGGGTTGAAAAAGCCCCTTATATTTTTCGGACTAAAAGACAAGTATATCTACTTCGCGATGGGTTCAGCCGTTGGTGGACTTATTACAGTTGCGATACTTTCTTCTTAGCAAAGGACTTTATAACAAAACAAAGAACGAAGAAGAATTGCACATTATTCCGACAAAATTCAGAAATGTAAAACTTTTACCAAAAAAAGTAAATCATGAACTTAAAGAAAAAAACTTTTGATATTCCTTTTATCGGGTATGATTACGGGAAAGACAATAACTGGAATTTTGATGTGCTCATCGGTCAGTTCGGCAATCCTGTGATCGGAATACAAATCAAAAATAATGTAGAACAATATTCTGCTGACCCTGAAGCTTATCTACAATTTCATACGGTTTTGAATCAAGTTGTTGCGATCATTGGGGAAAATCATATTGTTCAGAAGGTTGACATTTTCAGTAAACAAAAATATACTGCTGAAAAATCAAATGAATTTTTACAACAAAAATATTCCGACCATTTTGAAGGCAGGATGTTCAAAACCATCGATACCCTTTTATTGTTTTCGGATATATTAGATCAAAATACAAAGAAAACCAAATACAATTTTTCTGAAAAAGCGTACAAAATATTAAGAGATAAATGCCTTAAAATCTTTATGCTTCTGACTCAAAATGACTGCGATCCCCAGTTTTTAAAGGAAAAGGATTTCGAACATTATATCAGTGGAATTTTAACAATGAATTTTGCTCAAACACCCTCTTTTGATAACATTAAAGCCACGCATGAACATCTTAACATCGGTAATAAATTTGTTAAAACG
Encoded here:
- a CDS encoding ParA family protein, which codes for MIITFATQKGGTGKTTLAIAFANYISTISKRKINVFDFDFQKSFYHKWKEDEALNLPKLYEVEIIEEEVEQPFSDFETIIGLKESDDINLFDLAGTLDEKYTDLLIYSDFIIIPFEYSDVSAKSTLVFVNVLGQLESQAERIFIRSKYDKGYKYLNQEGMDSEIIKYGILLKNPVFKRNCLQTICTRELTNHQKYAVKNSLDELINQINESLEISL
- a CDS encoding DUF4134 family protein, giving the protein MMKRAITVFAIVLSLTPAFAQSGGSAALGAAASTISGYITDLGLLIYAIGAIVGTVGGIRIYNKWTNGDQDINKEIVGWGGACIFLLLVPTFIAAIF